A part of Fusobacteriaceae bacterium genomic DNA contains:
- a CDS encoding L-ribulose-5-phosphate 4-epimerase, giving the protein MRELRQSVCEANLSLPRYGLVTFTWGNVSAIDRQSGLVVIKPSGVEYDDLRPEDMAVVDLSGNHLAGKKPSSDTATHLELYRNFPGAGGVVHTHSRWATIFAQMKKGVPALGTTHGDYFYGEIPCTRLMTPAEIAGPYEKNTGMVIVETCKNPDEIPAVLVASHGPFAWGKDAFEAVHNAVVLEEVAFMAWHCGNTPPMQQELLDRHYLRKHGKNAYYGQ; this is encoded by the coding sequence CTGCGGGAGCTGCGGCAAAGCGTCTGTGAGGCCAATTTGTCGCTGCCCCGCTACGGTCTTGTGACCTTTACCTGGGGCAATGTCAGCGCCATCGACCGCCAAAGCGGCCTTGTGGTCATCAAGCCCAGCGGCGTGGAATATGATGACCTGCGGCCCGAAGATATGGCCGTCGTGGATCTTTCCGGGAATCATTTGGCGGGAAAAAAGCCCTCCAGCGACACGGCGACCCATTTGGAGCTGTACCGGAATTTTCCCGGCGCGGGCGGCGTCGTTCACACCCATTCCCGCTGGGCCACGATCTTTGCTCAGATGAAAAAAGGCGTCCCCGCCCTGGGGACAACCCACGGCGATTATTTTTACGGGGAAATCCCCTGTACGCGACTCATGACGCCCGCGGAAATCGCGGGTCCCTATGAAAAAAACACCGGAATGGTTATTGTGGAAACCTGCAAGAACCCCGATGAGATTCCGGCGGTTCTTGTGGCGTCCCACGGCCCCTTTGCCTGGGGGAAGGACGCCTTTGAAGCCGTCCACAACGCCGTGGTTCTTGAGGAAGTGGCCTTTATGGCCTGGCATTGCGGGAATACGCCGCCCATGCAGCAAGAGCTTCTGGACCGGCATTATTTGCGAAAACACGGGAAAAACGCCTATTACGGTCAGTAA
- the araA gene encoding L-arabinose isomerase, which produces MTIKEYKFWFVAGSQFLYGEETLKQVKKNCEVIVAELNKSKKIPCGIEFKTIVVTNESATKIVKEANYDDSCAGIITFCHTFSPSKMWINALVGLQKPWLHFHTQFNEEIPNEAIDMDYMNLHQSAHGDREHGFIGARLRTPRKVVAGYWKNPAVQEKIGKWQRSAVGAALSKALKVVRFGDNMREVAVTEGDKVGVQAKLGWQVNTFPVGELVEYMEAVSEKELNAKLKEYKEKYNFDQKGDETVRYQAREEIAILKILGREGAKAFSNTFQDLYGMKQLPGLATQNIMAAGYGYGGEGDWKVSAMTAIVKGMTEDLKGGTSFMEDYTYDLKNGISLGAHMLEVCPTLAAGKVRIETHPLGIGDREPPARLVFEGKAGPAVVASLIDMGGRLRLIVQDILCVKPSQTMPNLPVARVMWKPLPDLERGAECWILAGGAHHTVLSYDVDAEILRDWARIMEIEFVYINEKTEPETFEKELLISDMVWRNQ; this is translated from the coding sequence ATGACAATAAAGGAGTATAAATTCTGGTTTGTGGCGGGAAGCCAATTCCTCTACGGCGAGGAAACTTTGAAACAGGTGAAGAAAAACTGCGAAGTCATTGTGGCCGAACTCAACAAAAGCAAAAAAATCCCCTGCGGGATTGAATTTAAGACCATTGTGGTCACCAATGAAAGCGCGACGAAAATTGTCAAAGAAGCCAATTACGACGACAGCTGCGCAGGCATTATCACATTCTGCCATACCTTTTCGCCGTCCAAGATGTGGATCAACGCCCTCGTTGGCCTGCAAAAGCCCTGGTTGCACTTCCACACGCAATTCAACGAGGAAATCCCCAACGAAGCCATCGATATGGACTATATGAATCTGCATCAATCGGCCCACGGAGACAGGGAGCACGGTTTTATCGGGGCAAGGCTCCGGACGCCGCGCAAAGTCGTCGCGGGCTACTGGAAGAACCCAGCGGTGCAGGAAAAAATCGGCAAATGGCAGCGTTCCGCTGTCGGCGCCGCCCTGTCCAAGGCCCTCAAAGTGGTTCGCTTCGGCGACAACATGCGGGAAGTGGCCGTGACCGAAGGGGATAAAGTGGGCGTGCAGGCCAAACTGGGCTGGCAGGTCAACACCTTTCCCGTGGGGGAACTTGTCGAATACATGGAGGCCGTCAGCGAAAAAGAGCTGAACGCGAAACTCAAAGAATACAAGGAAAAATACAATTTCGACCAAAAAGGCGACGAAACGGTCCGCTATCAGGCCCGGGAAGAGATCGCGATCCTGAAGATCCTCGGGCGGGAAGGGGCCAAAGCCTTTTCCAATACGTTCCAGGATCTCTACGGCATGAAGCAGCTGCCGGGGCTGGCGACGCAGAATATTATGGCGGCCGGCTACGGCTACGGCGGCGAAGGGGACTGGAAAGTCTCGGCCATGACGGCCATCGTCAAGGGCATGACCGAAGATCTCAAGGGCGGGACCTCCTTTATGGAAGATTATACTTACGATCTCAAAAACGGAATCTCGCTGGGCGCGCATATGCTAGAAGTCTGCCCGACGCTGGCGGCGGGAAAAGTCCGGATCGAGACCCACCCGCTGGGCATCGGCGACAGAGAACCGCCGGCCCGCCTCGTTTTCGAGGGAAAAGCGGGACCCGCCGTCGTCGCGAGTCTCATCGACATGGGCGGCCGCCTGCGGCTCATCGTACAGGATATTCTCTGCGTGAAACCTTCCCAGACCATGCCCAATCTGCCGGTGGCCAGGGTCATGTGGAAGCCCCTGCCCGACCTCGAGCGGGGCGCGGAATGCTGGATATTAGCCGGAGGGGCCCATCATACGGTCCTGAGCTATGACGTGGACGCGGAAATCCTCCGGGATTGGGCGCGGATCATGGAGATTGAATTTGTCTATATCAACGAAAAAACCGAGCCCGAAACCTTTGAAAAAGAGCTTCTGATCTCGGATATGGTCTGGAGAAACCAATGA
- a CDS encoding transketolase family protein, whose translation MSKKATRQAYGEALAELGAKNPRVVVLDADLTKSTKTNIFQKAFPERHFNMGISEADMMGTAAGLATCGNVVFASTFAIFGAGRAFEQVRNTIAYPALNVKVAVTHAGISVGEDGGSHQSVEDIALMRAIPNMAVLVPADAVETRQMILAAAEYPGPMYIRMGRLDVETIFDEGTYEFRLGKANVLTEGKDAAVVSTGLMTQEALKAQKILAEENIHIRVLHMGTIKPLDKEALLAAARETKFVVTAEEHSVIGGLGGAVAEFLSEALPTKVIRIGINDEFGQSGGAWELLEKYGLCAENIVKTVKENM comes from the coding sequence ATGAGCAAAAAAGCGACGCGTCAGGCCTACGGCGAGGCTTTGGCCGAACTGGGCGCGAAAAATCCCCGGGTCGTCGTCCTGGACGCCGATCTCACAAAATCCACAAAAACGAATATTTTCCAGAAAGCCTTTCCCGAAAGACATTTCAATATGGGCATTTCCGAAGCCGATATGATGGGAACGGCGGCGGGACTGGCCACTTGCGGCAACGTGGTCTTCGCTTCGACTTTCGCCATATTCGGCGCGGGGCGGGCCTTTGAGCAAGTGCGGAACACCATCGCCTATCCGGCCCTCAACGTCAAGGTGGCCGTGACCCACGCGGGGATTTCCGTGGGGGAAGACGGCGGATCCCACCAGTCCGTGGAGGATATTGCCCTCATGCGGGCCATCCCCAATATGGCCGTATTGGTCCCCGCCGACGCCGTGGAGACGCGGCAAATGATCTTAGCCGCCGCGGAATATCCCGGGCCCATGTATATCCGCATGGGACGCCTCGACGTCGAGACGATCTTTGACGAGGGGACTTACGAATTCCGCCTGGGGAAGGCCAACGTCCTGACCGAAGGAAAAGACGCCGCGGTGGTGTCCACGGGTCTTATGACCCAGGAGGCTCTGAAGGCCCAAAAAATACTGGCTGAGGAAAATATCCACATCCGGGTCCTCCATATGGGGACGATCAAGCCTCTGGACAAAGAGGCGCTGCTTGCGGCCGCAAGGGAGACAAAATTTGTCGTGACGGCCGAGGAACACAGCGTTATCGGCGGTCTGGGCGGCGCGGTGGCCGAATTTTTGAGCGAAGCGCTGCCGACAAAAGTGATCCGCATCGGGATCAACGATGAATTCGGCCAGAGCGGCGGCGCCTGGGAGCTTCTGGAAAAATACGGCCTTTGCGCCGAAAATATCGTCAAAACCGTAAAGGAAAATATGTAA